The Microbulbifer sp. TB1203 nucleotide sequence CATGATGCTGGTTTCCAACCTGACCACCCTGAGTTTCGACCCATACGCGGTCTGGGCGCGCATGGCCCGGCGCCGGGAGCGACCGCCGGCCGGCGAAGCCGCGGGAGGCGGGTCGTGACCGGGCCGCCAAAAGCACGGGAATCCGGGCTCACCAGTTGCCTCTGCTGCCACCAGCTGGTGCGCATGCCCGAGGGGGAGGAGTCCTGCCGCTGCCCCCGGTGCGGCGGGCGGGTGCATACCCGCCAGGTGGGTAGTCTCACCCTCACCTGGGCCTTTGTCATTACTGGCGCCTTTCTGCTGGTGCCGGCCAATATCCTGCCGGTGATGACCGTCATCTACCTGGGGGCCGGCGAGCCCAGCACCATTATCAGCGGGGTGATGCAGTTGTATGACTCCGGCCTCTGGGGGATCGCCCTGATCGTGTTCGTGGCCAGTATCGCGGTGCCGGTGATGAAACTGGTGGGGCTGGTGCTGCTGCTGGTGCAGATACAGTTCCGCCTGCCGCTGATTCCTCTGCAGGCGATGCAGGTGTACCGGGTGGTGTCGGCGATCGGCCGCTGGTCGCTGCTGGACCTGTTCATGATCTCCATCCTGGTGGCGCTGGTGGACATGGGGGCCATCGCCGAAGTGGCCGCCGGCCCCGGCAGTACCGCCTTTGCCACCGTGGTGGTGGTGACCATGCTGGCGGCCCGCTTCTTCGATCCGCGCCTGATCTGGGACGCCTACGACGCGCGCCGGGAGCGGGAGGACGCCGTGGAGGGAGCGGTGCGGAATGGCTGAAGAGTTTGCCCGCGAGGGCGTGCTCCGGCGCAGCCGCGGCCTGCCCCTGGTATGGCTGCTGCCGCTGACCGCGGCGCTGATCGCGGTGTGGCTGTTGTACCGGGAATTCACCCAGGGCGATATCCGCGTCACTATCCTCTTTCCCTCCGGCGAGGGCCTGGTAAAGGGCAAAACCCCGGTGAAATACTCCGGAGTGGATATCGGCGTGGTGCGGGATTTCCGCCTGGTGCCCAACGCCGAGGAACTGGGCGGTGCCGACGGGGTGCTCGCCGAGGTGGATTTCAATCGCAGTGCTGAGTACCTGCTGGTGGAAGGCAGCAGATTCTGGCTGGTCAAGCCGGAATTCTCGATCACCGGGGTGAGCGGTTTGGAAGCACTGGTGTCCGGCAACTACATCGCCGTGGAGCCGGGCAGCGGCGAGCGCCAACGGGAATTCGTGGCCTTGGCGGAACCCCCCGCCCACGTGCGCGGCGAGGGCCTGCGCGTGGTGGTCAAAGCGCCGCGACTGGGGTCCCTGAATCGGGGTTCGCCGGTCTACTACCGCCAGCTGCAGGTGGGTCAGGTGGAGAATTACCATCTGAGCAAGGATGACACCCGGGTGGAGATCGACCTTTTTATCCGCCGCGAATACGCTCATCTGGTACACCGCGGCAGCCGCTTCTGGAACAGTTCCGGGCTGTCCATAGAGGGAGATATCAGCGGGGTGACGGTGAACATGGAGTCCCTGGCCGCGCTGGTGGCCGGCGGTGTGAGCTTCTACACCCCGGAAAGCCAACGCCATTCGCCGCTGGCGGTGGATGGCAATGAATTCAAGCTTTACGAGAGTTTTGCCGAGGCGGACGCCGGTATTCCGGTGACACTCAATTTCGATCGCGGGGTCAGTGTCACCCCCGGCAGCACCCAGGTGCTCTACCAGGGTATCAAGGTGGGCGAGGTCAGCTCAGTGAAGGCCAGTCGCAATATGAATGGCATGGAGGTGACGGTGCTGATGGACCCGATCACCGACGAGCTGCTGAGCGAAAATACCCGCTTCTGGATCGCCCCTCCCACCCTGGATATCGCCAGCGGCCTCAGCGATTTGCTCAAGGGCAACCGCATCGAGGTGGATCTGCGCCGCGGCCAGCGCTCCCGGCGCACCTTCGACGCCCTCGCCTCGCCGCCGCCGCGGGACCCGCGGGCACCCGGCCTGCACCTGCGCCTGACCGCGCGCACCACCGGCTCCCTGCAGCGCGGCGCCTCCGTCTACTACCGGCGTATCCCGGTGGGTACGGTTCAGGGTATGAAGCTGAGCGGAGACGGCGAGCGCGTGGAGGTGTTCGTGGTAATCGAGCCCCGCTATGCCTATCTGGTGAACAATCGCACCCGCTTCTGGAATATCAGCGGCCTGCGCGCCAGCGCCAGCTTCGGCGGCGTCGAGGTGGAGGCCGACTCGCTGATGTCTCTGGTGCGCGGCGGCGTCGCCTTCGGGAGCCCCCCGGGAGCGCAGGAGAGCGCCGGCCCGGCTCGCAGCGGCGACACCTTCCATCTCTACAGTAGCCGCGAGGCTGCGCTGGAAGAGGGCGTGACCATTCATATCGCCCTGTCCGACGCCTCCGGCCTCAAAGAGGGGTCGCCGATCCGCTACAAGGGCGTCCAGGTTGGGGAAATCACCCGCCTGCGCCTCGGCCGCGAGCTGGAATCGGTGCGCGCCACCGCCAAACTCTATCACCGCGCCGAGCACTTCGCGCGAGCCGGCACCCGCTTCTGGGTGGTGTCGCCGCAGATAGATATCGACAAAGTGGAGAACCTGGACACCCTGATCAGCGGCCGCTACCTGGCGCTGGAACCCGGCGGCGGTGAAGTGCAGCTGGAGTTCATCGCCCTCGCCGAGCCGCCGACTCCCGGCCTGGCGGACACCATGATGCGCCCCGGGCTCACGGTAATCCTGGACGCGCCGCGGCGCGGTTCGCTGGCCCCCGGCAGCCCGGTCTACTACCGTCAGGTGCAAGTTGGGGAAGTTACCGGTTTTGCCCTAGGGGAACTGGCGGACCGGGTTTATATCTATGTCTATATCGAGCCGCGTTATCGCACCCTGGTGCGCGAACACACGGTGTTCTGGAATGCCAGCGGCGTGGATGTCAATTTCGGCCTGATGAGCGGCCTCAACGTCCACACCGAGTCGGCCCGGGCACTTCTCGCCGGCGGCGTCGCCTTCGCCACCCCTGAAGGGCCGAATATGGGGCGGGAGGTGGAATCCGGCAGCCACTACCCCCTCTATCCAGAGGCGAAACCGGAGTGGCTGCGCTGGAGTCCTAAAATAGAGTTGTACGGTTCGACCGAGCCGGCCAAGTGAACAGGGAACAGGGATTTGCTATGCGTATAAAATTAATTGGCCTGCTTGCCGTATTGCTATTGGCCGCTTGTGAAACCATGGAGGTGCAAAGGGTGGAGCCGCGGGTGGCACCGGTGGCCTTCTCCACCTATACCTGGGGCCCGTCGGCACTCGGTGATGTGCCCGAGGTGTCGGCACAACTGGTGGAACTGGACCAGGAAATGCGTGACGTAGTGGCCGCGGAGATGGGCGCCCGGGGTTACCGTCTGGTGGAGAACGGCGCCGGCGCGGATATGGTGGTGGACTACCAGGTGGCGGTGATCGAGGAGCAGTTTGCCGGCGACCCCACCGATTCCAGCTGGGACGCGCAATTCGACAGCAACGCGACCCCCGGGGTGGTGGAACTGCCCACGCGCACCGGCGCGCCGCGAGTCACCCTGACCCTGGGCATCGGCCGTCCCGGGGAGCCGTCCATCTGGGGCGGCACTGCCACCAAGCTGATGACGCGCTCGGAGGACGCCGCCGAACGCCGGCATATACTCAGTGCTGCGGTGCGCGACCTTTTGAAGGATCTCCCCCCGGCGGCGCCCTAGGGCTCTAGTACCCAATTACCCCAGGCAGGGAAGCCATCTTCTGAAAACAGCAGTAGGAGATTGGCATGACTGTCATTTTGCGAACCCTCTTCCCCCTGTTGGCGCTCGCGCTGGCCGGCTGCGTCGCCACCAGCCCAGTGGCGGTGGACTACGATCCCCAGGCCGACTTTTCCCGGCTCGAAAGCTTCTACCTGCTGGACCCGCTGGCCAGTGGCCCGGTATCGCCACTGGAGTTGAAGCGCGTCCGGCAGGCGGCGGACGGTCTGTTGCGCATGCGCTACCGGCCGGCGGAGAGTGCCGAAAGCGCCGATTTTGTGGTCAGGGTCCAGCTCAACTCGGTGGACAAGGTCGCAGTCTATGAAGACAGCCTCGCCCTCTATGGCGGCTACCGCTACTGGGGGTGGGGCTGGCGCGCACCGCTGGACGTGCGCCACTACCGCGAAAACACCCTGGTGGTGGATATACTCTCCCCCGAGCGCTCCCCCCTTTGGCGCGGCAGCACGGTATCCTCCGCCGGCCGCTACCGGGACCCGGCGCAGAACCAGCAGCGGCTGCGCGAGGAGATGGCACTGATCTTCAACCGCTTCCCGCCGTACTGAGCGGAAATCCGGGACTCCGCCGTCGCACCGCTGAGAGGGGCGGTGCGCACGGCGCACCCTACTTTCCACACTTTCCACTAGAGAAGCTCACGGACGCCATCGACAAAGCGAAAAACTGAACAATGACCGATAACGATAAAACCCCCGAAATCGACCTCTCCCCGCAATTCACCCGCGACGCGGTGGAAATCGTCTCCCGGGAGGCGGTGTTTGAAGGGTTCTTCACCATGCAGAAACTGCGCCTGCGCCACCGGCTGTTCCGCGGCGGCTGGAGCGGCGAGATAGAGCGCGAACTGTTTGTGCGCGGTGCCGCCGTGGGGGTGCTGCTCTACGACCCGGTCCACGAATTGGTCGCGCTCACTGAACAGTTTCGTATCGGCGCCCTGGATCGCCCCGAAGGGCCCTGGTGTCTGGAGGTGGTGGCGGGTATGGTGGAGGAGAGCGAGTCCCTGGAAGGAGTGGCTCGGCGCGAACTGCAGGAGGAGGCCGGGCTGGAAGTGGAGCAGTTGCATTACATTCGCAGCTATATGCCCAGCCCCGGCGGCAGCTCCGAGCGCCTGCATCTCTTCTGCGCCCTGGCGGATCTTCGCAACGCCGGGGGGCATTTCGGCCTGGATAACGAAAGCGAGGACATTCGCCTGCGGGTGCTCCCGCTGCAGGCGGTGTTCGATGTGCTGGAGACCCACACCGAGGCGGGCGGCCCGATCGACAACGCGGCCACGGTAATCAGCCTGCAGTGGTTGCAGTTGAACCGGACGCGCCTGGGTGGCGGTTGAAATA carries:
- a CDS encoding DUF4136 domain-containing protein, producing MRIKLIGLLAVLLLAACETMEVQRVEPRVAPVAFSTYTWGPSALGDVPEVSAQLVELDQEMRDVVAAEMGARGYRLVENGAGADMVVDYQVAVIEEQFAGDPTDSSWDAQFDSNATPGVVELPTRTGAPRVTLTLGIGRPGEPSIWGGTATKLMTRSEDAAERRHILSAAVRDLLKDLPPAAP
- a CDS encoding paraquat-inducible protein A is translated as MTGPPKARESGLTSCLCCHQLVRMPEGEESCRCPRCGGRVHTRQVGSLTLTWAFVITGAFLLVPANILPVMTVIYLGAGEPSTIISGVMQLYDSGLWGIALIVFVASIAVPVMKLVGLVLLLVQIQFRLPLIPLQAMQVYRVVSAIGRWSLLDLFMISILVALVDMGAIAEVAAGPGSTAFATVVVVTMLAARFFDPRLIWDAYDARREREDAVEGAVRNG
- a CDS encoding MlaD family protein is translated as MAEEFAREGVLRRSRGLPLVWLLPLTAALIAVWLLYREFTQGDIRVTILFPSGEGLVKGKTPVKYSGVDIGVVRDFRLVPNAEELGGADGVLAEVDFNRSAEYLLVEGSRFWLVKPEFSITGVSGLEALVSGNYIAVEPGSGERQREFVALAEPPAHVRGEGLRVVVKAPRLGSLNRGSPVYYRQLQVGQVENYHLSKDDTRVEIDLFIRREYAHLVHRGSRFWNSSGLSIEGDISGVTVNMESLAALVAGGVSFYTPESQRHSPLAVDGNEFKLYESFAEADAGIPVTLNFDRGVSVTPGSTQVLYQGIKVGEVSSVKASRNMNGMEVTVLMDPITDELLSENTRFWIAPPTLDIASGLSDLLKGNRIEVDLRRGQRSRRTFDALASPPPRDPRAPGLHLRLTARTTGSLQRGASVYYRRIPVGTVQGMKLSGDGERVEVFVVIEPRYAYLVNNRTRFWNISGLRASASFGGVEVEADSLMSLVRGGVAFGSPPGAQESAGPARSGDTFHLYSSREAALEEGVTIHIALSDASGLKEGSPIRYKGVQVGEITRLRLGRELESVRATAKLYHRAEHFARAGTRFWVVSPQIDIDKVENLDTLISGRYLALEPGGGEVQLEFIALAEPPTPGLADTMMRPGLTVILDAPRRGSLAPGSPVYYRQVQVGEVTGFALGELADRVYIYVYIEPRYRTLVREHTVFWNASGVDVNFGLMSGLNVHTESARALLAGGVAFATPEGPNMGREVESGSHYPLYPEAKPEWLRWSPKIELYGSTEPAK
- a CDS encoding DUF4136 domain-containing protein, which translates into the protein MTVILRTLFPLLALALAGCVATSPVAVDYDPQADFSRLESFYLLDPLASGPVSPLELKRVRQAADGLLRMRYRPAESAESADFVVRVQLNSVDKVAVYEDSLALYGGYRYWGWGWRAPLDVRHYRENTLVVDILSPERSPLWRGSTVSSAGRYRDPAQNQQRLREEMALIFNRFPPY
- a CDS encoding NUDIX domain-containing protein; the protein is MTDNDKTPEIDLSPQFTRDAVEIVSREAVFEGFFTMQKLRLRHRLFRGGWSGEIERELFVRGAAVGVLLYDPVHELVALTEQFRIGALDRPEGPWCLEVVAGMVEESESLEGVARRELQEEAGLEVEQLHYIRSYMPSPGGSSERLHLFCALADLRNAGGHFGLDNESEDIRLRVLPLQAVFDVLETHTEAGGPIDNAATVISLQWLQLNRTRLGGG